A stretch of Halomonas elongata DSM 2581 DNA encodes these proteins:
- the ccmB gene encoding heme exporter protein CcmB: MALALFALMRRDLVVVLRRPGAAFNSLAFFALVITLFPIGISPDPDLLATIAPGLLWVAALLAALLSLDGMFRDDIEDGTLEQLLLVPQPLALLVLAKVAVHWLTTGLPLALMAPVLGVMLSLPPGSYAVLVLSLALGSATLSLIGAIGAALTVGLSRGGVLLSLLVLPLYVPVLIFGAGAVQAAIAGTSVAAHLALLGALLAAALVFAPWAIAASLRISLNG, encoded by the coding sequence ATGGCGCTGGCCCTGTTCGCACTCATGCGTCGGGACCTGGTGGTGGTGCTGAGACGCCCCGGTGCGGCGTTCAACTCCCTGGCCTTCTTTGCCCTGGTGATCACCCTGTTCCCGATCGGCATCTCGCCGGACCCGGACTTGCTGGCAACCATCGCGCCGGGCCTGTTGTGGGTGGCGGCGTTGCTCGCCGCCTTGCTGTCGCTGGACGGCATGTTCCGCGACGACATCGAGGATGGCACCCTCGAACAGTTGTTGCTGGTGCCTCAGCCCCTGGCGCTGCTGGTGCTGGCCAAGGTGGCGGTGCATTGGCTGACGACCGGCCTGCCATTGGCATTGATGGCGCCGGTGCTGGGCGTCATGCTGTCGTTGCCGCCCGGCAGCTACGCCGTGCTGGTGCTGTCGCTGGCGCTGGGCAGCGCCACGTTGAGCCTGATCGGTGCGATCGGAGCGGCCTTGACCGTCGGCCTTTCCCGGGGCGGTGTTCTGTTGTCGCTTCTGGTGTTGCCACTTTATGTACCGGTGCTGATCTTCGGCGCCGGCGCCGTCCAGGCGGCGATCGCGGGCACCAGCGTGGCGGCGCATCTGGCCCTGCTCGGCGCATTGCTGGCGGCGGCGCTGGTGTTCGCGCCCTGGGCGATTGCGGCGTCGCTGCGTATCAGTCTCAACGGTTGA
- the ccmA gene encoding cytochrome c biogenesis heme-transporting ATPase CcmA yields MSLRLQARKLACERDGRWLFRDLDLEIRGGEILRVEGPNGSGKTTLLKILSGQLADHQGSIFWRDAPLRRVHRDFLASLLYLGHAPGIKAALTPLENLAWYQAMAGVAGTEAQRMSALEAVGLAGFEDVPAGQLSAGQQRRVALARLESTPRPLWVLDEPFTAIDREGVADLEMRLAAHVQDGGSVVLTTHQPLDVSVPMRRVRLGEGMAYVAS; encoded by the coding sequence TTGAGCCTGCGCCTGCAAGCCCGAAAGCTGGCCTGTGAACGGGACGGTCGCTGGCTGTTTCGCGATCTCGACCTGGAGATCCGCGGCGGCGAGATCCTGCGTGTCGAAGGGCCGAACGGCAGCGGCAAGACGACCCTGCTCAAGATTCTGTCCGGGCAACTCGCGGATCATCAGGGCTCTATCTTCTGGCGGGACGCGCCGCTGCGACGCGTTCACCGGGACTTCCTCGCCAGCCTGCTGTATCTCGGTCATGCTCCCGGCATCAAGGCCGCCCTGACTCCGCTCGAGAACCTGGCCTGGTATCAGGCCATGGCCGGCGTCGCCGGCACCGAGGCGCAACGGATGTCGGCCCTGGAGGCGGTGGGGCTGGCGGGGTTCGAGGATGTGCCCGCCGGCCAGCTTTCCGCCGGCCAGCAGCGGCGGGTAGCGCTGGCTCGCCTCGAGTCGACGCCGCGTCCGCTCTGGGTGCTCGATGAGCCCTTCACCGCTATTGACCGTGAGGGCGTGGCCGATCTGGAAATGCGGCTGGCGGCGCATGTGCAAGACGGGGGAAGCGTGGTGCTGACGACCCATCAGCCTCTGGATGTGTCGGTGCCGATGCGTCGCGTGCGGCTGGGCGAGGGGATGGCTTATGTCGCGTCCTGA
- the lexA gene encoding transcriptional repressor LexA, which yields MPSPTTQAQYLFRQPNLPLASSWLPIDADELVEIPLLGRVSAGMPIEACLDAGSIEVPTRMVRRNTYALRVHGNSMIDCNIFDGDVIIIERRESAENGETAVVMINDQEVTLKKLYIEKSGVRLQPANEEMAPIYLRNSDIQVLGLVMGVVRQPDLAA from the coding sequence ATGCCAAGTCCCACAACACAAGCACAGTACCTGTTCCGCCAGCCCAACCTGCCCCTGGCCTCCTCATGGTTACCCATCGACGCCGATGAGCTGGTGGAGATCCCCCTGCTCGGCCGCGTCTCGGCCGGCATGCCCATCGAAGCTTGCCTGGACGCCGGCAGCATCGAGGTGCCCACGCGCATGGTCAGGCGCAACACCTACGCCCTGCGGGTGCACGGCAATTCCATGATCGATTGCAACATCTTCGACGGGGATGTGATTATCATCGAGCGTCGCGAAAGCGCCGAGAACGGCGAAACAGCGGTGGTGATGATCAACGATCAGGAGGTTACCCTGAAGAAGCTCTACATCGAGAAGTCCGGCGTACGGCTGCAACCGGCCAACGAAGAGATGGCGCCCATCTATCTGCGCAACAGCGATATCCAGGTATTGGGCCTGGTGATGGGTGTGGTGCGACAGCCGGATCTGGCCGCCTGA
- a CDS encoding IMPACT family protein, whose amino-acid sequence MRYAVPDLAEGTWRETELEIERSRFITWTAHTPDATAFEALLAEARRAHSGASHHCSAFIAGPPGEQNAIGFSDDGEPGGTAGRPMFQVLEGAGLGQVGCVVIRYFGGIKLGTGGLARAYAQAVSEALDSLPRREVVERMPLSLKVDFAGEAVARAWCGEHDIPIVHADYQADGVTLTLGWPSDVERDLEPLNARLKGRMTLIEPA is encoded by the coding sequence ATGCGCTACGCCGTTCCCGACCTCGCCGAGGGCACCTGGCGCGAAACCGAGCTGGAAATCGAGCGCAGCCGCTTCATCACCTGGACCGCACACACCCCGGACGCGACCGCCTTCGAGGCCCTGCTGGCCGAGGCGCGTCGCGCCCACTCCGGCGCCAGCCACCATTGCAGCGCCTTCATTGCCGGTCCTCCCGGCGAACAGAACGCCATCGGCTTCTCCGACGACGGCGAGCCCGGCGGCACTGCCGGCCGCCCCATGTTCCAGGTGCTGGAAGGCGCCGGGCTCGGACAAGTCGGCTGCGTGGTCATCCGCTATTTCGGCGGCATCAAGCTCGGTACCGGTGGCCTGGCACGTGCCTATGCCCAGGCGGTCAGCGAGGCGCTCGACAGCCTGCCCAGGCGTGAGGTCGTCGAACGCATGCCCTTGAGCCTGAAGGTCGACTTCGCCGGCGAAGCCGTGGCCCGCGCCTGGTGTGGCGAGCACGACATTCCCATCGTACATGCCGACTACCAGGCCGACGGCGTGACGCTGACCCTCGGCTGGCCGAGCGACGTCGAGCGCGACCTCGAACCCCTCAACGCCCGGCTCAAGGGGCGAATGACACTGATCGAGCCCGCCTAG
- a CDS encoding GNAT family N-acyltransferase, with translation MIDIESALLGKSPRIAAWPAWVRRPLVAGLRRLVHERDVNDFLARYGGLGWLEFIDQVFDYFRFGYTLSSRDRDNIPATGRVVIVANHPMGALDGLALIKMVAELRPDVRILANDLLLQIEPLREVMLPVDNLSRKGFRRSLERMIGALEEDRAVIVFPSGEVSRAGPAGIRDGKWLSGFLHAARRTNSPILPVHVGGRNSSRFYSLASLSAPLGTLMLPSEMFRQRDRQIALRVGGLIPLERFDRDDLTTPVKLKLLRKHVYRLGRGRKGVFVSETGIARPESRQRLREELREARRLGETADGKRILLFDSRPDSAVMREIGRLREITFRRVGEGTGNKRDLDDFDNHYRHLILWDEQDLEIAGAYRLGEVGAILDRHGPEGLYGSTIFQLEQAPWEQWRHGLELGRSFVQPRYWGRRSLDYLWVGLGAYLREHPEVRWLFGPVTIPNLMPPLAKELLVGYYQHYHGDGEARIRPRAPFRLSRAGQQEVERLLRGDDAKEDFRRLRHALQAMGAGVPALYKQYIDVAEPGGARFLAFGVDAGFGYCTDGLVVVDVTRLKPEKRARYIGDTARGDAESQAGIEQATRRARSVSFAP, from the coding sequence ATGATCGATATCGAAAGCGCCCTGCTGGGCAAGTCCCCCCGCATCGCGGCCTGGCCTGCCTGGGTGCGCAGGCCACTGGTTGCCGGCCTGCGCCGGCTGGTGCACGAGCGTGACGTCAACGACTTCCTGGCCCGCTATGGAGGGCTGGGCTGGCTCGAATTCATCGACCAGGTCTTCGATTATTTCCGGTTCGGCTACACTCTGTCGTCCCGGGATCGCGACAACATTCCCGCCACCGGCCGGGTGGTGATCGTGGCGAATCACCCCATGGGGGCTCTGGATGGCCTGGCTCTGATCAAGATGGTGGCCGAGCTGCGTCCCGATGTGCGGATCCTGGCCAATGACCTCTTGCTGCAGATCGAGCCGTTGCGCGAAGTGATGCTGCCGGTGGATAACCTGTCGCGGAAGGGCTTTCGGCGCAGCCTGGAGCGCATGATCGGTGCACTGGAGGAGGATCGGGCGGTGATCGTCTTCCCCTCCGGCGAGGTGTCGCGGGCCGGCCCCGCCGGGATTCGCGACGGCAAGTGGTTGTCGGGCTTTCTGCATGCGGCGCGGCGCACCAATTCGCCGATCCTGCCGGTGCACGTGGGCGGTCGCAATTCTTCGCGTTTCTACAGCCTGGCATCGCTGAGCGCACCGCTCGGGACCCTGATGTTGCCCAGCGAGATGTTCCGTCAGCGCGACCGTCAGATCGCCCTGCGCGTGGGCGGCTTGATTCCGCTGGAACGCTTCGATCGTGACGACCTGACCACGCCGGTCAAGCTGAAGCTGTTGCGCAAGCATGTGTATCGACTGGGACGTGGCCGCAAGGGCGTGTTCGTCAGCGAGACCGGCATTGCCCGGCCGGAGAGCCGCCAGCGCCTGCGCGAGGAGCTGCGCGAGGCGCGTCGCCTGGGCGAGACGGCGGACGGCAAGCGGATCCTGCTGTTCGATAGCCGGCCCGACTCGGCGGTGATGCGCGAAATCGGCCGTCTACGCGAGATCACCTTTCGCCGCGTCGGCGAGGGGACGGGCAACAAGCGCGATCTGGACGATTTCGACAATCACTATCGCCACTTGATCCTGTGGGACGAACAGGATCTCGAGATTGCTGGCGCCTACCGGCTGGGCGAGGTCGGCGCGATCCTCGACCGTCATGGCCCGGAAGGCCTCTATGGCTCGACGATCTTCCAGCTCGAGCAGGCGCCCTGGGAGCAGTGGCGTCATGGCCTGGAGCTGGGACGCAGTTTCGTGCAGCCGCGCTACTGGGGGCGGCGCAGCCTGGATTATCTCTGGGTTGGCCTGGGGGCCTACCTGCGCGAGCACCCCGAGGTACGCTGGCTGTTCGGGCCGGTGACCATTCCCAACCTGATGCCGCCGTTGGCCAAGGAGCTGCTGGTGGGCTACTACCAGCACTACCATGGCGACGGCGAGGCCCGGATCCGGCCTCGGGCTCCCTTCCGGCTGTCGCGGGCCGGGCAGCAGGAAGTGGAGCGGTTGCTGCGGGGTGACGATGCCAAGGAGGATTTCCGGCGCCTGCGCCATGCCCTTCAGGCAATGGGCGCCGGCGTGCCGGCCCTCTACAAGCAGTACATCGATGTCGCCGAGCCCGGCGGAGCGCGCTTTTTGGCTTTCGGCGTGGACGCCGGCTTCGGCTACTGCACCGACGGCCTGGTGGTGGTCGACGTCACCCGGCTCAAGCCGGAGAAGCGAGCGCGCTATATCGGCGATACGGCAAGGGGCGACGCCGAGAGCCAGGCAGGCATCGAGCAGGCGACTAGGCGGGCTCGATCAGTGTCATTCGCCCCTTGA